ttgaatactttagtacttccacttaagtatggtgcttaaagagcacttttacttctactcaagtcactttttgatagagtacttgtacttgtacttttacttaagtctgggtctctagtactttatacatctctggtgtTTAGTGCAGTTGTTGGTGGTCCAGCAGTTTCTCCTCACCTGTGGTCTTGATCAGGCTGCTGAACTGGTTTGATGTCACACTGACGCTGctcctcttcttcctctctcttcatctgtgtgtttttgtgatatTGGACAGTGGCGTACTGGATCTCCTCAGCATCTCTGCATTCAGCAGCTCTTCCTCTTCTGGGATTCACACTGGCATACAGAGCGTCACCTGCTGATCCAGGGTCAGAATACAGATCATtctgaaacacaacaaaaaaaaatgactgtaatACGAAGCATCTGCTTTTCACCCAGAGGAGAGTGTTCATTTCCTTCAGGAAAGCTTTAAGAATGTAAAAAGTAGCTTGTTGATGTAAATGTGCTGATGCAGTGATTAAAcctacaaaacaaaatatatctGATATGAAAAATCATGGATCAATAATGTTTTGTGTGTTCCTGCTTCACACCACCTGGGGGCGCTGGAGAAACACTGCAGAGAGGAACTGATCAGGTGTTTGGATTTCACTctgaattgttttaataaaatattttattaattcacaCTGAATCATGCAGACGTAAGATAAACATGCTGATGATTTTCACATCTGAgttaaatctaaatatataatcAACTATTTTAAAATCACACAAAGGAAAACATGAGTTTGACTGATTTTTGGACTGGTTGAATCTGTATGATTTACCTGCGTCACTGTGAGACCTTCAGATTTAACACTCCTTTGTTTCTTTCTGTTGTAATAACACGCATTAAAAGGAGTATGAATCACTCTGataacacattaaattaaaataagctttttttacaataaaatgttaCTATGAAAGTTACAAAAATGTTGACAAAgtctaaaaaaaaatagcatttttattgAACTCACATTATACAcaggatgatgatgaagattatgatTAATAATGCTGCAGATGTCACTGTGATCACAGTAGCATTTCTCCCAGAGCCTTGATGAACTGAAAGATGAAGCAGATCATGATTAACTCTCCAGACTGATGAAGTTACAGGAGTGTGATGATAAAAGCTTCACCAGTGACAGTGTCTGATCTCTGAACTCCATGTGGATTGTGAGCCTCACAGTAGAAGCGTCCACTCTGTACTGCACTGAAACTCTGTCCAGATCCAACAGCTGAGCTTTGATTCTCCTTAAACCAGCTGAAGTTCAgagcaggagggtttgagtcactGATGCACATCAGACTCGCTGAATCAAACCAAAGCTGACCAGAATCATCAATGACGGACACTGAGACGTTCCTGGGAGGATCTGAAACAGAAACACACTGATATCATTAACAATCATTAACAATCACAACAAATATGGCATCACAGTTtacatttatatgatttaataCATTACTGAAACATCATAAACTCACACTGGACATTTAAAATCACAGGATCAGAGTATTTCACTACATGTGCACTTTTGACCTTGCACTTGTATTTTTCACTGTCATCAGAGCTGATCTTGGAGATGTTGAAGATTCTTCCAGATCCTACAAGTGATTTTACTTTAAACCAGCTGAACTTCAGAGCAGGATTGTTTGAGtcactgctgcagctcagagtcactgaatctcccTCAATTATTACAACAGATTTACTGATGGACACTGAGACACTCCTGGGTGGGTCTGAAACAcatcacaaataaaaataaatgtgttttaattgcCATAAAGACAAATGCTATAATTTTAATACTACAACAAATTAATCTCAACTTACATATAACATTGAGATAGACCTCAggtgatgtgagtgtgtgtacagcACATCTATATCTGCCTGCATCTTCTCTTCTGACTGAACTGATGTTGAGTTCATCTCCAATAGTCAATGTGTGTGAGTTTCTGTACCAGATGAATGTTGGTGTGTCAGTCAGTTTACAGCTGCTTTTACATGTCAGACGGACTGAATCTCCCTCTGTCACTCTCTCAGGAGACTCCAGCTGAAgatctgaacacaacacacacattatatctaGTGCTGCTCTCATACactgattattattctacataatgACCACAAGAAGAGAGAAACCTCAGGAGAGTCACCTGTGACAGAGAGACGCACTCCTGGAGAGCCAGTCCAACTTCCTTTGGTTACATTAGTAGTGAATCTGAAATGATACTCATGTTCATCTTTCTTTGTCACATGACTCAGTCTGACGGTGCAGTTCTGCTGTTCATCCCCCAGATACTGAAGCCTCTGACTGTATTCAGGGTCCTTAGACAGATCTATTGGCTCTTTCCCTTTTACATTGTCTTTGGTCCAGAACACCTTAATGATCTGATGTCCAGTAGGGTATGTATAAGTGCAACTCAATATCACTGATGAGTTCTTCAGTGCGCAGATGTGTGTATGACTGTAATTCACAGCCCACTCAGCACTAGAAACCACTGAAACCGAATTATGCAgaaaatgctttattaaatatattaacttttGCCCTTTGTTTACACGGAGTTCATTATTTACACTTAAAAGATTCCAAGAAGATCACCATTTAAAGTAATTGTGTGAAACGCATAACTGCATCTCAGGTGAACACTGTTATTTCATCCTGTTCATGTGCTTTGCAATGTAGAGTTAGCCAAGCTATATTTAAACTATCACGTGTGTCTTTTTGCTTGTAATGCATGTCCTCGTTTTAAACCCTTCCTCTTTCAACACTGCTATCTGACCACAGCAGAAAACGCTTTCTCAAGTCAGGGATGTGAAAATACACTGCATGACGCTATGACTAAATATAAACACAGATAGTAATGATCTGCCAGCTCAGACCAACTTCCCATAAGAAAAAAGATGATCAGAAACCTGCAGAATAATGTCTGATTGtggagtgtgtgtaaatgcgGAGAAATAAAGCAGTAATGTGAATGTAAGATTGACTCACTGTGAATGATGAGCAGAAAGATCAGATGAAGAGCAGGAGCCATTCTGAGCCACATCAGCATCAAATCTATCTAGAATCCAGCATTAATCATCACTTCTACACTCATCAACAGTAAATGTACATCACCCTAAACAGCTCTTAGTGTTAGGAAGATCTTTACACATCTGCAGATTATTAATGCACAACATCAGTGTGTGGAAATCAACTGATGACTGAGATCAACACCAGATATTTCTCATGTCAGAAATCATGTGTTATATGAGCTTCATCTACACTAATAATCAGTCAAATACCAGTGTGTTTGTCTTACCGTGTTGAAGAGCAGCGGATCAACAGCAACTGATGGACTGACTATTTTAACACACGCACTTCTCCTTTACATTAAAAGAGTTTCTGTGGTTAACACAGTTTAATATTTGTCCCTCCTCTTAACTGAGCATCGCTCAGATTAAACTCTCTAAAGTTTATGATGTTGTAAGACAGTCATTGTCCATCAAGTCCATACTTTGTctttgcagttaaaaaaaaaaaaagcaggggcAGTTGTTATGATGGGCTCCTATTAGTATCTCTGGGGGCCCAAAACAGCGTGGGTTCTTGGAATGTGAGGCAGTTTATGTGGGTgttgtggtggcgcagtgggtagcgctgtcgcctcacagcaaaaaggtcactgattcgagcctcgatTGGGTTAGTTGCCATTTTAGTGTGGAatttgttctccctgtgttggcgtgggtttcttctgggtgctacggtttcccccacagtccaaacatgcgctataggggaattgggtaagctaaattagtgtgcgtgcgtgtgcgtgtaagcGAGAGAATGGGATTGTATGggttttcccagtgattggttgctgctggaagggcatccgctgcataagttggtggttcattccgctgtggcgacccctgattaattttCGTTTTAGCTTAGACCCATAATTAATGAACGACACATAGCTGACAATCAAACATTGTAAGATGAGATATGTAACAGTCATTCAAAAGTTAGTCAGTAGCTAcgcttccatccatctatctttatgCTAAttttgcatatgtgcataaaaaaatggtTGAAAGAAAACGGCAAGATGTACATTTAAGCGCATAACAGAGCAGGATAAACTTTATTcgaaaagaaaagattcacataaACTGCagtggaaacacttttactgaacaaattccagtatgtgcattaaaaaaaggtttgttataagagatcatgtaatgataaaatgtgtgtgaatggacaaaccagctggctgggcacactgtaacacatctgaaatgttgttttggtcactttaaaGCGCTTTAACCATTttagtattaatgttattttattattaatacaggtgggcatagattaatatTTTCGggattcaaatgagccattttaatctagattaattccaagattacagtgagattaatctagattaaaatggctcatttgaattctcccgaaggcattcagaatatgtgtgctacccaaataatgactaaaagtaagtctttgagaacgggtttctctagccaggtggcgcattagaccaggggctcatctcctgtttccaaaatgcatcacaaactgcttgagaaactgttctactatgataattggtgatgaaaataaatgttcgataagatgtacttgtgtttactaacggtttattcaattaaacatgaatgttgaactgtaggcctacaaacagccatttttgatgaccttaatctgactaaagtcatcactgaactaaacagaaatggaattaagacgtggagtatgcagatattagagacattattgaagtaaacactgcgatcaaactattaccattatGTTTTCACCGTattttctgacacacacacacacacacgtcactaaaggtctgcacacacacacgcgcagcaaaatgcggaagtttttttatttccatttggcgtgcgttattaaattccctaacactctcaccagtccttactccttatttgcatctaatagcccagtttgtcacaggggcatgaatgaaatgttcatgagtgaaagtaaaactgccgaactgcagttaaagtcactcaaaattacaggaaactcttacatgtaAGCACTTCAC
This genomic stretch from Danio aesculapii chromosome 1, fDanAes4.1, whole genome shotgun sequence harbors:
- the LOC130221791 gene encoding B-cell receptor CD22-like, coding for MAPALHLIFLLIIHMVSSAEWAVNYSHTHICALKNSSVILSCTYTYPTGHQIIKVFWTKDNVKGKEPIDLSKDPEYSQRLQYLGDEQQNCTVRLSHVTKKDEHEYHFRFTTNVTKGSWTGSPGVRLSVTDLQLESPERVTEGDSVRLTCKSSCKLTDTPTFIWYRNSHTLTIGDELNISSVRREDAGRYRCAVHTLTSPEVYLNVIYPPRSVSVSISKSVVIIEGDSVTLSCSSDSNNPALKFSWFKVKSLVGSGRIFNISKISSDDSEKYKCKVKSAHVVKYSDPVILNVQYPPRNVSVSVIDDSGQLWFDSASLMCISDSNPPALNFSWFKENQSSAVGSGQSFSAVQSGRFYCEAHNPHGVQRSDTVTVHQGSGRNATVITVTSAALLIIIFIIILCIIKKQRSVKSEGLTVTQNDLYSDPGSAGDALYASVNPRRGRAAECRDAEEIQYATVQYHKNTQMKREEEEEQRQCDIKPVQQPDQDHSRSNAETVQNSVIYSSVR